The genomic DNA TGAGCAGCGTCCGCACGGGCAGCACCAACGACTCGCCGGGCCGCCCCATTGTGCTGTCCACGGCGACGGCATCAATCGCCCGAGTCGTCACGCCCGATCGCTTGGACCTGACAGTCAAGGAGCTGCATGTCACCAAAGAACGAACTGACTCTGTATTCGACGCAGCAGCCTCTCCTAACGGAAATATCCTGCCTCCGCCGGCTCGTGCATCGCCCATTCCTGAATCCTCAGTGCTGAATGGcaagccatcatcgccactgGTTGCGACGAGTAACCCTCACCCCAATGGCGGAACGACTGCGCCTCAGACTGTCACATCGAAAGACCCAAAAGCAGCCGCACAAGCAGCTACGGACATGAGAAATATCGTGCGCAGGAAACTCACAGGATACGTCGGTTTCGCGAACTTGCCAAACCAGTGGCATCGCAAGAGTGTGCGAAAGGGCTTCAACTTCAACGTTATGGTCGTTGGTAAGCAAGATTTGAATATCTACCACATGAGGAAGGAGCGTTGACAAGGGACATGCAGGTGAATCCGGTCTTGGAAAGTCGACTCTCGTGAACACGCTGTTCAACACCTCCCTCTACCCACCAAAGGAGCGCAAGCAGCCATCCCTTGACTTCGCACCCAAGACCGTCAGCATACAGTCCATCTCAGCCGATATTGAGGAGAATGGCGTGCGTCTGCGCTTGACAGTGGTGGACACACCAGGATTCGGTGACTTTGTCAACAACGATGACTCTTGGCGACCAATCGTCGAGAACATTGAACAGCGCTTCGACGCGTATCTCGATGCCGAGAACAAGGTTAATCGCATGAACATCGTCGACAACCGCGTCCACGCATGTGTCTACTTCATTCAGCCCACTGGACACTCCCTCAAGCCTCTTGATATCGAGGTGATGCGCAGACTTCACACCAAGGTCAACCTCATCCCGGTCATCGCCAAGGCAGACACTCTCACCGATGAGGAGATTGCACAATTCAAGCAGCGCGTAAGTCTCGTGAAAAGTCATTCATAGTGCTCTCAAGCTGACAGCATTGTAGATTCTTGCCGATATCCACTACcacaacatcaccatcttcGAAGGCCCCCGCTACGAgctcgatgacgaggagaccATTGCCGAGAACAACGAGATCATGTCCAAGGTTCCTTTCGCAGTTGTCGGTGCCAACGCCGAGGTGTCAACACCAGAGGGACGCAAAGTTCGTGGTCGTCGATACCCATGGGGCGTCATTGAGGTCGACAACGAGGAGCACTGCGACTTTGTCAAGCTGCGACAAATGCTCATCAGGACCCACATGGAAGACCTCAAGGAGCACACCAACAATGCCTTGTACGAGAACTACCGATCCGACAAGCTCACCTCGATGGGTGTCGCCCAAGATCCTAGCGTGTTCAAGGAGGTCAACCCAGCGGTCAagcaagaggaagagcgcTCACTGCACGAGCAGAAGCTCGCAAAGATGGAGCTCGAGATGAAGATGGTCTTCCAACAGAAGGTCCAAGAAAAGGAGAACAAGCTCAAGCAGAGCGAGGAAGAACTCTACGCCCGTCACCGCGAGATGAAGGAGCAACTCGACCGACAGCGACAAGagctcgaggagaagaagcaacGCATCGAGAGCGGACGGCCCGTCGAAGAAAAGAAGGGCCGCAAGGGTGGATTCTCGCTCAGAGGCTAGAATGTATCCTGACGCGAGGTGACTTCGATTTTGAGCGTGTTGTTCATGTTGGTCTCGGGAAGAACAGGTACGATGATCGGTGGGCGTACAGAGGAGCAGCGCCATGTCTTGAAGGCCTGCCTGTACCCTCTGACATCGATACTGTCACCTGGGAACGGCTGGAGATCTGTGGCACTGCGAGCAGGACTTGGCTACTAATGTCACTAATCTACATTTCCTCTGCAACCAGTTTCTGGACAAGTCATGCCATCCGACCCATTTCGCTCGCTCGACTCAGGTCGCCACCTACAACACTCTGTTATGATaaggttgctgctgctgtacgGAACGGGAAAGGATTATTCTGATGTTGTGAAAAAGATACCATGGAGCCTTGGCACTTTTATTTGCTTCGTGTATTGTACTAGTCTGGCTGACGTTTCCTTGTGTTATAAGAGGGTATTAGTCTACGGTATACAGAGCTACCACTACTACGCTTTATTGGCCTTGATTGCAACGAACACCAGCACAGCAGACACTTCACTGATCGATCGAAGCGCTAGATAGACCGGGAGAAGTCGTTGGTCTGAGGTAAGTCAAGTGTCCTGTTCACTGCTGGGTAGCCATCATTAATTGACCTTTGCATACGAGAGCATAATCGGCATGCCACACGTGCCGTCGATGTCATCACCCACCGGCCTGCCACCAGACATTCGGCCGCACACGTACAATCTATGTCCGACACGCACCCGATAACGGCGGCATGTTCACGACGCCTCTGTGCCTCGTCCGCACTATCCGGCCATTGGAGTCTTTGACCGCAATGGAGCTCACGTGATCGGCCGCTGCAGTGCCGAGCGGAGGAGTTAATGCCGGGCTTTAGCAGCGCATTCGGCATTGTTTCAACGTCATTTGGCAAAAAGTTGTACGCGCACTTCCCATTGATATATTGGCCTCGGATACCGCAATCATGATGACACCGGAAAGCGTCGATTGTTGTGGACTTACCCACATCTTCACAACTCCAGCATTCTGCCTATCACATTGGCTGCTTTCTTCTATCATCGTTACCATTGGTGGCAACGATATTCACCTGCTCCGCGAGAATGGATTTCCGATCTCAGCAAGATCGTGTTCGACAGCCGGATGAGACGGAACGTTACTATGAGCCAGCAGAGGTTCCAGATCAAGAACAGTTTGGCAGAGCCGAACAAATATCTTCATCAGAATCGGAGCAGCGAGAACCACATGAGAAGAAACACGAcgccgatgaggacgaggatgatacGTCCGATACATCGAGCGTCTTCTCTGAAAGCCGACACATGGAAGGACCACGAAGTCTACGCCGCCCCAGCACAAGTCTTTCGCGAACGACGTCTCGTAATCTCGAACGAGCACAAACTACAGCTTCTACGGTCCTCTCTGCCATTCGATCGCGAGCGCCTCGAGGACAATTTACGCATCCTTTGACGCACGAAAAGACTCTGGCGGACGTGCTTGTGGACTTCGATGGCAAAGATGACCCTTATCGACCTCTCAACTGGCCATTCAAGAAGAAAGCTATTACGACCGTGTTATATGGTTTCACCGCCATGGGAGCGACGTTCGCATCTTCGGTATACAGTCCTGCTGTGAGTGAGATTGCACAAGATTTCGCGATCGGTACGGAAGTTTCCACGTTGGGGATTTCGTTGTTTCTTGTTGGGTTTGGAATTGGACCACTGGTTTGGGCGCCTCTGAGTGAGGTTTATGGACGGAAGATGGCTGTTTTGATTCCGTATTTCATCTCTGCGCTGTTTGCGTTCGGTGGTGGCGCGGCGAAGGATGTTCAGGCGTTGATGATTTGTCGGTTCTGGCAGGGCATATTCGGATCTGCGCCGGTCACGAATACGGGAGGCGTTCTGGGTGACTTGTTctcagcagagcagagaggtGCGGCGATGGTTGGCTATGCCATGGCTGTGGTCGGAGGACCCACGCTTGGTCCGATCATTGGTGGTGCGTTTATCGTCAGTGGAGTTGGCTGGCGCTGGACACAGTACATTACAGGCATCCtgatgatgttgttcttGGTTCTGGATCTCCTCATCGTGGACGAGAGCTACGCGCCGACTTTGCTGGTGGCCAAGGCACGACGACTCAGGCATGAGAGCGGTAATTGGGCTCTGCATGCAAAGCACGAAGAGTGGGATGTTTCGCTGAAAGAATTGGGGCATAAATACCTGGTCCGGCCATTTCAACTTCTCGCCACACCGATTTGCGCTTTGATGGCATTGTACGCCTCCTTCTGCTATGGCATTCTCTACGCCTCACTAGCCGCCTTCCCGATCGAATTTCAGGAGACTCGTGGCTGGAACGCTCTTGTGGGATCTTTACCTTTTCTTGCAATGCTGGTCGGTATCTGCTTCGGAGCGTGCGCGAACTTTCTCAATCAGAAGTTCTATGTCAAGAGACTGAAAGCGAACGACTATCGGCCTGTGCCTGAAGCACGACTTCCTCCGATGATGGGTGGATCCGTACTCTTCGCCGCGGGACTTTTCATGTTCGCATGGTCTTCTGGACCTGAAGTACATTGGATCGTGCCCTGCATTGGCATCGCCCTTGAGGGTATCGGCTTCTTCACAATATTCCAAGCCGCACTGAACTACCTCATCGATACCTTCCAGAGATATGCAGCGAGCGCTGTTGCAGCGAATACAGCACTGCGAAGCGCTTTTGCGGCTGCTTTCCCTCTCTTCATTTCACCGATGCTGCATAATCTGGGCATCAATTGGGGAGTAAGCATTTTTGGTTTTCTGGCTGTGGCGATGATACCCATTCCTTATTGCTTTTATGTTTTTGGGAAGAGGATCCGTGCGAGAGGGGAGTGGAGCAGGGAGAGCGTGTATCCgaatgagaagaagcagggagTTTAGATATCGACAGCGACAGTCTCTAGGTGCGATGAATGCACGGAATAGAAACAATGCATAGGATTAAATCGAACAACCAATTCATACATGCCTTCCGTACACATGCGTTCTGCTGACGTCACAAACATTGGGCCTCTCGAGCGAAGGCGATCAATTCAAGGCACTTTCTCTTCAAAGCATCGCCAGCTCAAATCAGACGCAATCAAAGGATTCAACCCGAACGAAAAATGACCACAACAAAACTCACCCCTCTGGCCCAACTTCAAGTGCTCAAACACCTCATACCCGCACATGGCCTAACACCCAACACTTCGATACAAAACAAACCTCTCCTGATCTACAAATCCTGTTTCCGTTCCACGACCTCCGCCAGCCAGATCGAATCCCATCTGGAATCCACTGGCGTCGTAATACCTCAATGGCGCTATACAATGTACTCGACCTCTCACTTCCACAGTACTTCACACGAAGTCCTTTGCATTTCGCACGGCAAAGCCAAACTCTGCTTCGGGCACGAAGACAATCCGGAACGCGTGGAAGAAGTTGTTGAGAAGGGAGATGTGGTTGTTGTACCTGCGGGCGTGGCGCATAGGCTGTGGGAGGATGTGAGCGGAGGCTTTGAGATGGTGGGGAGTTATCCGGAAGGTTGTCAATGGGATATGTGTTATGGGCGGGAAGGGGAGGAGGGGAAAGTGAAGGGTATTGAGAGTTTGGGCTGGTTTGCGAAGGATCCGATTTATGGGGACGAGGGGCCTGCGCTGGATGTTTGAGACTGTTATCAGGGCTGTTCAACGCCTCTGAGATATTGTGTCTTACGAAGGCGGAGTTTCGAAACGTTGTTGGTGTTGCAAAGCGAAGTTATGTATACAAAGTTAGAGCTATCCTTAACCGGGATTCTTATCATCGACGCCGCGCTATGCGTCTGATCGTACATATTCTGTTGCTGCGGCTCAACTTATTCCTCGCAGCCCGTCTTCGGGATCTATCTTGACCAGCGGGTTCGCATCAAACCATCGCAAAAGCTTTTGATAGACGACAAGCATGGTGCCGCTTTGGATACTGGTCCATACACCCCTTGGCCCTACGCCACGGAACCAGCCTGACAGTCCTTCGGTCCTGTAGATGATTTTGAGTGCTTTGTACACCGATTCAGTATCGAGCGGGGTCAATCCATGGTGCTTGAGTGCTGTTCCAGGCCCTGATGTGGatattcctcttctctgtTGAGGCGTCGCAGATGTTGCGGTCGGTCTGTGTTTCGTTGCCGAAGCGGAAGTTTGGCTGGGAGCAGcggctttagtactattgcTCTTCGCATCGCTTTCAGCGGCCTTCGCTCTTGCTTTTGCAACGACTTCGGGATCTAGCTCTGTTTGAATTCTTGTCTTGACCACATCCATTGGACAGGTCAACACACCTGCCATACCTCCAGCACTTGCGCCTGTCAAAATCTCCAATGGCAGACCGATCTCTTTGCCCGGTCCAACCCATGCTTTCGCCCACTTTTGCTCTTGCTCGTAGAAGGTGAACTGCAATGCCGAGAAAGGCAAATCTCGCAGGAGTGTCGCTTTGTAGCCCGAAAACAATTCTCTCCAGCCTTCCATGCGGTAGATGGTTTTGAACGCGTGTATCGTGCTACGGTAGTTGTATCCAGAGGTAAAGTATGGATTGTTGTATTTTCCTTGCAGCTGTAGCCTCGTCTTCAGTACCTCGGTAGGCACGTAGAGTGGACTGGCAGCCAAATCTGCGCACCACCCACTGGCGAAGTAGGCCACGCTTGGCGTTATCCCGTAGTCAATCATGGCCCTTTTGCTGCT from Cercospora beticola chromosome 3, complete sequence includes the following:
- the SPN1 gene encoding RNA polymerase II transcription-related protein, translating into MASPNGNILPPPARASPIPESSVLNGKPSSPLVATSNPHPNGGTTAPQTVTSKDPKAAAQAATDMRNIVRRKLTGYVGFANLPNQWHRKSVRKGFNFNVMVVGESGLGKSTLVNTLFNTSLYPPKERKQPSLDFAPKTVSIQSISADIEENGVRLRLTVVDTPGFGDFVNNDDSWRPIVENIEQRFDAYLDAENKVNRMNIVDNRVHACVYFIQPTGHSLKPLDIEVMRRLHTKVNLIPVIAKADTLTDEEIAQFKQRILADIHYHNITIFEGPRYELDDEETIAENNEIMSKVPFAVVGANAEVSTPEGRKVRGRRYPWGVIEVDNEEHCDFVKLRQMLIRTHMEDLKEHTNNALYENYRSDKLTSMGVAQDPSVFKEVNPAVKQEEERSLHEQKLAKMELEMKMVFQQKVQEKENKLKQSEEELYARHREMKEQLDRQRQELEEKKQRIESGRPVEEKKGRKGGFSLRG